Within the Danaus plexippus chromosome 25, MEX_DaPlex, whole genome shotgun sequence genome, the region agctattttttaaatgtcgtatCATATAttagtgtattttaaataaaaaatatcacgaCCCTAGacatctttatatatacatacatactttcAGAAGTGTTGCTAGttgttaaaaagttaaatgaaaataaaatggaacttcgtttaataaaatcgCAATACTTTTCGATActcaataatgtaaaaaaaatatagttcatgctaagaatttaataaacttaacgGATTAAAGACCTTTCTGTATCTTTGGAATTTTTTCAGAAGATTGAGTAAATAACTCATAAAGAACCTTCTCACATttctcgtttttttttttatagaatgcAGGCATGGACGATACGACGGGCTTCATGACCGACCTtcctttattaaaaagtaagtttttatattaaattaataaacatctcTTACTATtagatacaaatatttcaatgataaaatCGATATATTAACGATGGCCTAGAAGATACACAATAATTAGATCCCAGTTATCTCTCGAAtcgaaaaaaaatctcattcaACTGACCgattcaaagaaataaaagtatcgATCAAtcataagatatttaaatagcgTAGGTCGGATACGGAAATGAGATGCGACTTGTTTTTTATACCGGTTAATTGAGTGAAAGATTTCATACGGTTTTTTATAGCATTGATTGATTTGTAATACAAGTGTGTTTAATCATACGAAATTGTAGATTTTATCGTCCgtcaaataaaaagaagaagGTGATCTGtatcatgttttataataacatacttaatttaaaacatattatttgcttaaatttaatacatacaaagTAATAATACTGGccgttgataaaaaaaaaagtatattaaataaaaaaggtgctggccattaatatatttgtaataaaaacttatccgtggtaatattcttttttttaaaagcgcCATGGTGTTAACTAGCCAGCATGTTGCACGGCTAATGACACagtaatgtttattgtattagGGCTCccataatacaatattataatggaaATTGCGTTCACGCTGCGCTCATGTTTGGGGCGTGGCGATAATTGTTAAGAGCCGTTGTCGgtattccaaattcaaaagcAGCCGGTATTCGATttctaaaaaatactttcatacgaattttattaaatacattaatttatataagttgcAATTTTTTGTTCTAAAACATCTTTGagaaattttatgattattaaaaaggtATGAAAGCatctctataaaaataaaaaaaatgacaacaTACCATAGGCAGTCAAGGTCAGTACTCATAGACATATCATAGAGTACCATAGACAATGTTTTCCACCCAGCAATGAAAGCCCGCGATGTAGGGACAGGTGCCTGCGCCCCCAGCGACGTGTTCTGCTCTGTACCAGGGAGACTCTCTCTCCTGTCTTCGACCAGCAAGTACAAGGTCACCGTCGCCGAGGTCCAGCGAAGGCTCTCACCACCAGAGTGCCTGAACGCGTCACTACTTGGAGGTGTACTGAGAAGGTTAGACGACATACTTTGTATTgtgatgatattatttatcatgtcaataaaaataagttaaagatACATTGTAGTAACTatgacaaagaaaaataagcgTTAGAAAAGAGATCTTAGCACTTGACCGACCTCTTTAAAACaatcactttatataaaaagtcgtatgagttacactatttataactcaagaacggctgtaCGGGTTTGGCTGAAAATTTGTGAGTAGATTACCAGGAGATGGATATGGGATACTTTCTGAGTTTCTGTCGATTTGatcggaaaaaaaaaacaaaataacttaatcaAATCCAAAATCTGCCTATTTACTGCCAGTAATTCAGCATTCGGCTATATCATACTAATTCCGAAACTAACACAGACGAAGTCTCGGgcaataactaatatatatatatacatatatgttctTAACGTGAAATAAGgctatacatataacataaagaAAAGTGAACATATGATAATATGTTAACAATTACTTATTTCAAACGttataaaactgaattttaagttaaattcacGTCCAATTCAAAAATCAAACGCCAAGTAAAATTATCTCAAGAGCTACATGGTTAAAAATGCTCtcatttactaaaaaaaaatactagccGTTGGATTATTTAGGAAAATTTTGAACACTGCTATGTttgaattactataaaattttcgcgATAGtgtcatttgaaaaaaaataattgcacaCACGCGACGAACTGTCgtttgtacaaaaaattgACTGGCACTACAATGTCTTTCTAAAAAATTTTTCTACGTCACAGAATTTATGAGTTACATAGAAACAGACATGTTAAACTcgcaataacattatataaaatatacgaatattattatatttgtatgataaCATTTGCTAcatgtatatagatataataattttacgtgTATCTAAacttattctaaatttaaataaatgagaaaCCGGATGTAGCAGTTGTGACAAAaaagtttacataaaaaaaatatatatcagttcGACCGTAATGAAAGCTATTAGAGCTGTAATTGCTGGCTTCAGTACTGACGTATTTGAATCAATGTCAATGACTTAAAAAATCCAATTAAACTACAAAAGGATGCAatagaaaaagtttttaacattattaaaaacatacgcCTAATTATTGGAAAGTCAAgcgaaaaagatatttattccAAATAGACAAAATCCAATTTCCTTTACCCGTTAAGGAATGACGTATTTCAAAGCTTATTTAGGGTTATATTCTGTGATACACAGCAGTCGTCTCTAGATAAGTTTAATACGTCAACAATAACGCTGTCaactgataatataaaaaaaattaaatttcgaataaCGAATATGTTCAATGTACATAATGTCATTGACATTTGACACAATGAatattctttttcttcttaatataaattagttcgaattttaaaatataacgaacaaaaatacaaacggTACAATTGTATTCCGCCGCAACTTTCTATTAATCATCTGTTATTGGTTACATCGGCTCGTTAGCTTTGTACTTATCTTTTGTCAGTTGTTAAGCTGTCGTGTGAAAATACAACGCTTATTCGCAATATTTTGATGGCTTTGATATGTTTGTTTTGGTTtcgttcataaaaatatatgatttgaaacttcatttttaaatttggaactcttaaatttttttttcttttgctcGAATCATAAACTTTTtggttgttataatataattctctgATAGTGTATTGAGAGGTTTAAATTCGTATATTCATTAATGAATGCGAAGTATTCGCTTGCATTCCATTTGTAGGGGAAGATCCCAGACGTTGGTTTGTTAAATTGAGGTTATTATCCCGGGGAGGGCGGAGCGGAGGTTACGTTTGAATaatcgttatttaaaattatacttaataatttattaatttatatagatgtatatttttaagctaggcaataatttaaattataaaaaacggtatatattttatcggttcttcattacaattttttaacttaaactttaacttgttaaatataaatttaatacaatatctttatattacgACTTTGCGTATGTTAAACGCCAGTTTATATATTGCAACACCATCTAGCGACTGGTAGCggtaaattttaactttaaatacacacataaattatattcaacatgtctgtgatttaaaaaaaaacaacatctaaaattttcaaatcaaaactgttatttattaaaatttcttatttaaaaaaacatattacaacGTTTTTTGGAAACAATtgcaaatacatataatacttaCATAAACACTCTTTCGTATCTTTCACTtaagtttgaattaaaatgagaAGGAAAAACCGTCGAGGTTCAAAAAGAttgaataagtaaaaaatataatatagtaatgaataaaaaatgagtTTCGAATCAAATCAAAACACAAATTCCACTCGTTAAGTATCAACATGTCATAATATGGAGGTCGGTCGTGTTTCCCGCTATCTTTAATTGACATGTCTCTTCGTTTTTTAAGTGCGGCAACAATGGTGTCCGACCGGCAACACGAATAATAGACTCAAATTAACTGTATTGttcactatttatatatttatatgcaaaacgctaattaaaataaataagagtgtattttttttgactcaacatttatttatttgaagcaGGAtcgatcttataattttttttttcattgacatatacattttttttttttcagagcAAAAAGCAAAAATGGCGGTAGGTTACTTAGGGAAAAACTAGAGAAAATCGGTCTGAACCTTCCAGCGGGGCGACGGAAAGCGGCTAACGTGACGCTACTCACTTCATTAGTAGAAGGTACGAACAATAATGGCGTCCCACTTGGACgcgttgtaattattattttgagagTACGACACGTtacaaaaaacttaacaaGGGCTTACTTATGAGTGTAAACGAAATTCATTCCTATAACTGGAgaagtacaatttaaaaaaatacatattccaTCTTACAGCATAGAAAACAATTCTGACAGAATCTGACACacgttcataaaaataatatatccaaattaattgattgtctgtattaaatattacgtaatttGACAGCCGAGGCTGTTCATTTGGCGCGTGATTTTGGTTACGTCTGCGAGACTGAGTTCCCGGCCCGAGCGCTCGCGGAATACCTTGCGAGACAATACGCTGAACACGACGCCAGACGACGCAGGGACCTGTTACACGCCACCAAACAGGTAACAGACAGTCACTGACTCAAACAACGCATTCACTCAATGAATTGCATTCATTcgcatacaaacatattttcttttcaattaattcacatacatatatgttgtCAATAAACATGTGATgttgtttatgtttattaactaTTTCGTTGTTGGAACTGTTCTTGACTTTTAATCATtcaaaaattaacaacaataTGACAATGTCACATTAGTGTCATTAGTGTCACTAATGACATAAACGAAAAGCCATGCGCTACCAACATTACATTGCGAATTGGTATTCTTGAATATGACGTCtccaatataatttctttgaagGTGGTGAAGGAGGTGATGGACCTATTGAACCAGGACCGTTCTCCTCTGTGTAACACGCGACCCCCTCACCTCTTGGAGCCGGCCATACAGCGGCACCTCACACACTTCTCTCTCATATCACACGGTTTCGGTGGACCGGCCATCGTCGCCGCACTGACAGCCATAcaggtttgttttttttactattactcAGGTTCTAATCGTAATacagatgtaaataaaaccagAAAAAGtttgcatttaaaaatttgcagTTACAAATTATACTCATTCTCATATTTAGATGTATtactgttataattaattattttctaagggacatgtatacttttttttgcAGAATTTCCTAAACGAGTCGTTAAAGCATTTAGACAAGTTATATCCACAGAGCGGGATGGTGTCGTCGACAATGGACAAGACAAAAATGGATCCCGACATCAAAAAGTAGCACACGCACTACCTCCGCGTCGCTCTGTTAAAGACGCTtaacgttaaaattaaaaaaaaaaactagttttttatgtaagcaacatttgaaataagttTGAATTCGGCTGTATAGATGACATATTAgaggaattatattttgagttCCGAATCAATCCGTAATAGTGGATGTTAAAGTCAAGTTTTCAGTGCCactgatattttaaactacagaCAAGGTAAATGAATACTGCCACACAGAAAACTTGTTAGTTTATGATGACAGCAAAACAAAAGTGCAATTATGAAATACTCAAGATTGTgagaattttgtaaatatagtaTAGATATAGACGAATGATAAGTAAAGCTATGTGTGATGGTagctcttttttttataataaaatgtgttttttttccagacagtatttttaataaaaccggTACTACACGTAATCCACCGCAATAAAGACACATATCAAATGTTAAATTTGTACATagataatatagaattaatagcGATTTTTCACATTCagccttaatttaaaaactaaaacctctttaatttagtatttttaaaataggaatAGTTTTGCTAGTGATTCATTGTGAACGTGTGCCAATTAGTTTTAACGTTGAATTACCATATCTATGTGGTGCCAGCGatgttttaatgtatgtattttttaattaccgaTGTAAGTgtaaccattttatttatgttacaatattatttaacgtaaTAACTTTATAGCTGCGTTATCTAATAAGGGTTTGTAACGTCAACCTAGACATtgacagttattttttttttctacatataaAGATGTaccaatgtaatatattattattaaaaatacttgtgCTCAGTATTCTTACTACAAGTTTGcattgtcaaataaaatacagataataatataaaatataatttaaaaaattgatactactctgtatataatttgtagttACGAACTCGTAGTAAAGATCCAGGTTGACAGTGCTAACTCCTACACAGCAGTCACGAGCGAATGTCTAAAGTATAATGAAAAGaaacattcatattattaattacaggtgagataaaaataaataagatcaataatcaataatagattaatatttttcctaacaatattaaatattacagttcGATAGTCGCGGTGACTTGActgttaattattatgaagtgacgttttattcatattaagaaaaaaaattttaatgttaattatatcatttttaaaatatctttcatcAAATTTCAAAGTTTGAACATGATGTCACATTTTGAGTCCGatgtaaagtataaaattaaattaaaaacaagggTTGGCTGTATATGTTGAACCTTTTTTACTTGTATCATTTGtaatctcttttttttttaaatatatgttccaggatgtatgtaattaaacaataagcatttttttatttctttgaaaaaaacATGTGATCTTCATTGCTGACATTTTAAACGGTACTTCTTATGTGACTCTATGTTTGTACttttaatctgttttttttattggacagctgtttcattattattagcaaatgtaaaactattttgatgtacaattttaagttactaaataaaaattaaaatcggtatagattatatatatataaaaatctcatttcctatataataaaaacgaactATTTATCTTTGTCATTTTAGATCATTTAAATctagaacattttttatactctGCCGGATTTATGTTTGTCTTTGATCtttgacttttaaattattatatttttttgtaaatatgtatgttaaaattaattaaatatatttaaaattcatacaacgtacgtttttattattttatattttatccacGGACATGGTTATTGATTATCTCCTATCGCTTGTCAAACTATGTAGTTCGCCTCACGTCCTCCGAGAGGGCGTCGTAGGCCACCGCTAGCAATCCCTCCTTCATCTACGATGTCCTAAGTTCGTGGTCCGAGCTTTAATTTTAGCAGGCACTCTTAAACGTATGTACCCTAGGTGCTGGCTCACTCTTCCGGATTCAGTACTGGCCCACTCTTCCGTTGATGCTGTAAAAGACGCAGGGCTAACAGTAATACtccatacaaataacaaataactatatattaaaggcGGGAATAACGTGATGATGATAACAATGTTCatactttattttctatttatttttatcgaaaTCACTACATTATTTATGGCTAATCCGAACAcacgaaatttaaattcacaataatattataaatgcaaatgAAACAGTCGCAAACAGAGCGATTTTCAGATGCATTTTCTCGTGCGAATACTATCTCTATTTTCTAAATTCCCTGCTGAATATCCCCCCTAATACTATAGCATCGGGCTAGCTCCAGAGAGGAGTGATCAGCTATTAGCAAATTCTGCAAAGCACAAGTATTATCTCTGGTATTGCTAGAGTCTATGGTCTATGGTGACAGCTGTCACCATAAGTTTGTCATGTTAAGCTTAACATGAGACGAGAACACCCGATTGCCAGtctgtttataaaagaatattataattaattcacttgttaaagttgttaattaattagtaattaattcaCTTGTTTAACTAACTCGTctgatgtaattttaaattatgtaataaataagcattttgttatattatttaacagatgtttttatgatttcatttttctaCTGTTGTTCCtatgttacaagtggcgccatacgtgctgttttaataataatatatgtactataatccttagaattatttttatggctgattataaataattataataagtatcaacctgtatttgaaaactatatatacTGGCTTCAgcgattttttattacattactggaagtaacgctgaacattgGAAAACAGATCTGAAACacctatagttttttttactatggcttcattcacacTGAATTCCCATAGCTTAAACTAAACACAGCATACTTCAATGTCAACTGTCAAACCATACGATATATTAACGGTTATGAAGTTTTGTGTCCGTCTCAGTACtgaatactttaattaaatttgttatgtcTCAATTAAATCTGAATAAAAGATGCTCAAAACTGGGTACAGCGTATAAAATCTTAGATCACCTTAACGTTGTTTATAACGAGTTTTGGGATAACTTCGTATTATGgagtaaatatcaaatttttatattcagaccCCACAATCCtaagtatatttacaaaaaggaattgaatattcaaataaatcaagTGATATCATCACAAAATTACCTGATATGTCTAGATACGACAGGAGACGTCCACGTAGCTAAACTGAAAGATAAATCGCCCGGCGTCatgtacaaacattttaatgcaaTAGAAAAGAATGCAATTTTCATGACACGAgaccaaaaatttatttacatacttactattaaaaatggtACTTGCtctttattgatttatatactaGACgatttttctatgaaaagtaattatcaaataaatgttaatgatattgatcttaatgagaaattaaattacagtAGATGTAAAATGCATTGCCACTTAGTGAATAATAcagagatttttgtttttatcaccTTTGATGGCTTTATGGTACACTACGCCACCATTAACCATTCCGATAGACTAGACCATGTTGAGGCTAAAACTATGTTTAACTGTCCGTcagaaattaataacattcattACACAAATAACAACATCTTGATTAGTATGAGCATTGGTACAGTTATAAGAATGTATTGGgacacaaaaatattcaaagacaAACATACAATCCATCTAAACACCGCTGTACACAGAATTCAGCCCATAAATGATTCTCTCATGTACACAGATGGTCAAACTATGTGGAGAGTGAACAATATATTCTCGgagaatttaatatacagccaatattttgtaaaactcGTTAAAGATTTCACAATATTCAACAATGAAGTAATCTGCACTACTTATGgagaacatttttatacatttagatTAGAAGACGAGACAGCTTACCAACAGCCAGATTCATCCGTAGAATATTGTTCGGTAACACAACTACTGCAAGAAAAGGATTACAtgcaaaatattgtaacagaaatagagaaaaattatgaaataacaaagaaaattaaattagaagaaaattatataactactATAGCACTTTCAAACCGACAAGATATTGTGaatgatgttataaattacgACTTTgaaatatacgaaaaatatgaggatattgttaagaaatttaacATTACGTTAACCAATGACATTCAAGATTATTGCGGACTAGACTCACATTACTTACTCATAAAGCTGACCGTTACAAACGTACATCAAAAATTCAATGATGTGTTATCGAATATGTTTGGTAACTTGGAAATGCATATAACACTATTCTCAAGTAACAAAGTACTAAAGAATATCACGCTGAAGATATAtgaacaattaaaatgtatgaatatagCAGTCCCTGTTCAAACGGTTGtgttggaaaataaaaaactcacAGTTCTCATAGAATTGATCATAAAAATACCCGGCgctttagaaaaaaaacaatcactgtggattaaattacatacaaagGAAGCCATATTGAATgctgaacattttattaaaacaattattcccACCAACAATATATGTCATTTAAAGAAAACACCGGACATAAC harbors:
- the LOC116775247 gene encoding transcription factor AP-2-epsilon isoform X3; the protein is MTFRCVPAFQTVSNDSNATWERLGGGGLGLGGGGFRGAQPSLADFQPPYFPPPFAPSAHPASPHHQQQSHGMEYSGGPEYGQHYAPQQLLPRHHGHEPPHLRHHRDHHDVHSHHLPHGGFSYDRRTDYGAREQHDLALHHALHTDETQNAGMDDTTGFMTDLPLLKTMKARDVGTGACAPSDVFCSVPGRLSLLSSTSKYKVTVAEVQRRLSPPECLNASLLGGVLRRAKSKNGGRLLREKLEKIGLNLPAGRRKAANVTLLTSLVEAEAVHLARDFGYVCETEFPARALAEYLARQYAEHDARRRRDLLHATKQVVKEVMDLLNQDRSPLCNTRPPHLLEPAIQRHLTHFSLISHGFGGPAIVAALTAIQNFLNESLKHLDKLYPQSGMVSSTMDKTKMDPDIKK
- the LOC116775247 gene encoding transcription factor AP-2-epsilon isoform X1, which encodes MKDDKDIKRNINISLEKDSSKTIRLELRHPDHVVMDYKIDGQMDVALVGINETEDKHEDTNQNGNEEKERLGGGGLGLGGGGFRGAQPSLADFQPPYFPPPFAPSAHPASPHHQQQSHGMEYSGGPEYGQHYAPQQLLPRHHGHEPPHLRHHRDHHDVHSHHLPHGGFSYDRRTDYGAREQHDLALHHALHTDETQNAGMDDTTGFMTDLPLLKTMKARDVGTGACAPSDVFCSVPGRLSLLSSTSKYKVTVAEVQRRLSPPECLNASLLGGVLRRAKSKNGGRLLREKLEKIGLNLPAGRRKAANVTLLTSLVEAEAVHLARDFGYVCETEFPARALAEYLARQYAEHDARRRRDLLHATKQVVKEVMDLLNQDRSPLCNTRPPHLLEPAIQRHLTHFSLISHGFGGPAIVAALTAIQNFLNESLKHLDKLYPQSGMVSSTMDKTKMDPDIKK
- the LOC116775247 gene encoding transcription factor AP-2-epsilon isoform X2, with the protein product MKDDKDIKRNINISLEKDSSKTIRLELRHPDHVVMDYKIDGQMDVALVGINETEDKHEDTNQNGNEEKERLGGGGLGLGGGGFRGAQPSLADFQPPYFPPPFAPSAHPASPHHQQQSHGMEYSGGPEYGQHYAPQQLLPRHHGHEPPHLRHHRDHHDVHSHHLPHGGFSYDRRTDYGAREQHDLALHHALHTDETQNAGMDDTTGFMTDLPLLKRTGACAPSDVFCSVPGRLSLLSSTSKYKVTVAEVQRRLSPPECLNASLLGGVLRRAKSKNGGRLLREKLEKIGLNLPAGRRKAANVTLLTSLVEAEAVHLARDFGYVCETEFPARALAEYLARQYAEHDARRRRDLLHATKQVVKEVMDLLNQDRSPLCNTRPPHLLEPAIQRHLTHFSLISHGFGGPAIVAALTAIQNFLNESLKHLDKLYPQSGMVSSTMDKTKMDPDIKK
- the LOC116775281 gene encoding uncharacterized protein LOC116775281 isoform X1; this translates as MSQLNLNKRCSKLGTAYKILDHLNVVYNEFWDNFVLWSKYQIFIFRPHNPKYIYKKELNIQINQVISSQNYLICLDTTGDVHVAKLKDKSPGVMYKHFNAIEKNAIFMTRDQKFIYILTIKNGTCSLLIYILDDFSMKSNYQINVNDIDLNEKLNYSRCKMHCHLVNNTEIFVFITFDGFMVHYATINHSDRLDHVEAKTMFNCPSEINNIHYTNNNILISMSIGTVIRMYWDTKIFKDKHTIHLNTAVHRIQPINDSLMYTDGQTMWRVNNIFSENLIYSQYFVKLVKDFTIFNNEVICTTYGEHFYTFRLEDETAYQQPDSSVEYCSVTQLLQEKDYMQNIVTEIEKNYEITKKIKLEENYITTIALSNRQDIVNDVINYDFEIYEKYEDIVKKFNITLTNDIQDYCGLDSHYLLIKLTVTNVHQKFNDVLSNMFGNLEMHITLFSSNKVLKNITLKIYEQLKCMNIAVPVQTVVLENKKLTVLIELIIKIPGALEKKQSLWIKLHTKEAILNAEHFIKTIIPTNNICHLKKTPDITSLICENAIKHHGHLVKLINVDNKNSVKWKFFTILPENYKQILSNEQSYKCLNSVQRKLVMKELSSDSFLSSRNTVVLNVANEKVEIDINTGFPNDFLQITSVNVQIASDIRMFLSNILFVKQELTKDYVSATILNTMEVLKQQINDCVSNLQPIENFLPLHEKYQKNVICRLNL
- the LOC116775281 gene encoding uncharacterized protein LOC116775281 isoform X2 — encoded protein: MELEDETAYQQPDSSVEYCSVTQLLQEKDYMQNIVTEIEKNYEITKKIKLEENYITTIALSNRQDIVNDVINYDFEIYEKYEDIVKKFNITLTNDIQDYCGLDSHYLLIKLTVTNVHQKFNDVLSNMFGNLEMHITLFSSNKVLKNITLKIYEQLKCMNIAVPVQTVVLENKKLTVLIELIIKIPGALEKKQSLWIKLHTKEAILNAEHFIKTIIPTNNICHLKKTPDITSLICENAIKHHGHLVKLINVDNKNSVKWKFFTILPENYKQILSNEQSYKCLNSVQRKLVMKELSSDSFLSSRNTVVLNVANEKVEIDINTGFPNDFLQITSVNVQIASDIRMFLSNILFVKQELTKDYVSATILNTMEVLKQQINDCVSNLQPIENFLPLHEKYQKNVICRLNL